A genome region from Indicator indicator isolate 239-I01 chromosome 31, UM_Iind_1.1, whole genome shotgun sequence includes the following:
- the GGH gene encoding gamma-glutamyl hydrolase, which yields MGFLAGLPPTLATILLLLVGSAAAASILQRGGRLDGNERPIIGILSQECHYDKFHKFGSSYIAASYVKFLESAGARVVPIRLKLSDEEYDRIFHSINGVLFPGGGVDLKTSEYSRVAKIFYHKALEANDKGDYFPVWGTCLGHEELTYLTSGEVLLTNTKTEGSALPLNFTPAAKESRLFKNFPDDVLHAFATEPLTSNFHMWSLSVENFTKNEELHDFYNVLTTNMDGEVEFISTMEAYKYPIYGVQWHPEKNPFEWKNSPGIPHSPSAVRAAYYIADFFINEARKSLHHFPTEEEETKALIYNYTPIYTGTFSSFQQIYFFD from the exons ATGGGGTTCCTCGCTGGGCTTCCTCCCACGTTGGCCAccatcctccttctccttgtcGGCTCCGCCGCCGCGGCCTCCATTCTGCAGCGCGGCGGCCGGTTGGACGGCAACGAGAGACCCATCATAG GCATATTGTCACAGGAATGTCACTATGACAAGTTCCACAAATTTGGAAGTTCTTACATTGCAGCTTCTTATGTGAAGTTTTTGGAGTCAGCTGGTGCTCGAGTTGTGCCAATAAG ATTAAAGCTTTCAGATGAAGAATATGATAGAATATTCCACTCAATTAATGG GGTACTTTTTCCAGGAGGTGGTGTGGATCTTAAGACTTCAGAATATTCCAGGGTTGCTAAGATATTTTACCACAAGGCATTAGAG gCAAATGATAAAGGAGATTATTTCCCAGTATGGGGAACGTGTCTTGGACATGAAGAGCTCACTTACCTCACAAGTGGGGAAGTTTTACTCACTAACACCAAGACAGAAGGTTCTGCACTCCCTCTGAACTTCACTCCAG CTGCCAAAGAGAGCAGATTATTCAAGAACTTCCCTGATGATGTCCTACATGCCTTTGCCACTGAACCACTGACATCAAACTTCCACATGTGGAGCCTCTCTGTGGAG AATTTCACAAAGAATGAAGAACTTCATGATTTCTATAACGTTCTGACCACCAACATGGATGGTGAAGTGGAGTTCATATCTACCATGGAAG CATACAAATATCCAATTTATGGTGTCCAGTGGCATCCAGAGAAAAACCCTTTTGAGTGGAAGAACTCTCCAGGCATTCCACATTCCCCATCAGCTGTCAGAGCAGCTTATTATATAGCTGACTTCTTCATTAATGAAG CCCGGAAGAGCCTGCACCATTTCcccactgaagaagaggaaacaaaagcacTGATCTATAATTACACTCCCATTTATACAGGAACCTTCTCTTCATTCCAGCAGATCTACTTTTTTGATTGA
- the TTPA gene encoding alpha-tocopherol transfer protein produces the protein MWQGPAGAGHLNALPDHSPLVRSAVAELRRRAEAEPEQRWSQPLEDSFLLRFLRARDFHLDLAWRLLKNYQKWRIECPEISADLNPSSILGLLQAGYHGVLRQRDPHGSKVLIYRIAQWDPKLFTAYDVFRVSLITSELIVKEIETQRNGVKAIFDLEGWRIAHAFQISPAVAKKIAAVLTDSFPLKVRGIHLINEPLFFHPVFALIKPFLTEKIKERVFMHGNNYTQTLSEHFPVSMLPQEYGGEEVSMEELAKEWTDFIMESADYLQSISLVAQE, from the exons ATGTGGCAGGGGCCGGCGGGCGCagggcacctcaatgccctgCCCGACCACTCGCCGCTGGTGCGCAGCGCCGTGGCTGAGCTGCGGCGGCGGGCGGAGGCAGAGCCTGAGCAGCGCTGGTCGCAGCCCCTCGAAGACTCCTTCCTGCTGAGGTTCCTGCGCGCCAGAGACTTCCACCTGGACCTGGCCTGGAGG ttactGAAGAATTACCAGAAGTGGAGAATTGAATGCCCGGAAATAAGTGCAGATTTAAACCCATCTTCTATTCTTGGTCTTTTGCAAGCTGGCTATCATGGAGTCCTGAGACAGAGGGACCCCCATGGAAGCAAAGTTCTCATCTACAGAATCG CACAATGGGACCCCAAGTTGTTTACAGCCTACGACGTGTTCCGTGTAAGTCTCATCACATCCGAGCTCATTGTCAAGGAGATTGAGACTCAGCGGAATGGAGTCAAGGCTATCTTTGATCTTGAAGGCTGGAGAATTGCTCATGCATTTCAAATCAGTCCAGCAGTGGCCAAGAAAAttgctgctgtgctcaca GATTCCTTTCCACTAAAAGTTCGAGGTATCCACTTGATTAATGAGCCTTTATTCTTCCACCCAGTCTTCGCTCTAATTAAGCCTTTTCTcactgaaaaaataaaggaacGG GTGTTTATGCATGGAAATAACTACACACAGACCCTGAGCGAGCACTTCCCAGTCAGCATGCTCCCACAGGAATATGGTGGGGAGGAAGTCTCCATGGAAGAGCTGGCCAAGGAATGGACTGACTTTATAATGGAATCTGCAGATTATCTGCAGAGCATTTCTCTGGTTGCCCAGGAATAA